Proteins from a genomic interval of Thermovirga sp.:
- a CDS encoding M24 family metallopeptidase, producing REYAGHGIGRKLHEAPQIPNYGTPGKGITLKKGMSLAIEPMIMTGKEAVRTLKDGWTVVTADGSDAAHFEKTIVITGDGPEVITPWD from the coding sequence AGGGAATACGCCGGCCACGGGATCGGTCGAAAACTTCACGAGGCCCCGCAGATTCCGAATTACGGCACACCCGGCAAGGGCATCACCCTGAAAAAGGGAATGTCCTTGGCCATCGAACCGATGATCATGACCGGAAAGGAGGCGGTAAGGACTCTGAAGGACGGATGGACCGTGGTAACGGCCGATGGCTCCGATGCCGCCCATTTCGAGAAGACCATCGTCATCACCGGAGACGGCCCGGAGGTGATCACGCCTTGGGATTAA
- the infA gene encoding translation initiation factor IF-1, with the protein MPKDDMIEVRGKVIEPLPNAMFRVELENGHKILGHVSGKMRMHFIRILPGDRVLVQISPYDLTRGRIVYRYK; encoded by the coding sequence ATGCCAAAAGATGACATGATCGAGGTCAGGGGAAAGGTAATAGAACCTCTACCCAACGCCATGTTCCGGGTCGAACTGGAAAACGGTCACAAGATCCTGGGCCATGTGTCGGGCAAGATGCGGATGCATTTCATAAGGATATTGCCGGGAGATAGGGTCCTGGTCCAGATATCTCCCTATGACTTGACACGGGGAAGGATCGTGTATAGATATAAATAA
- the rpmJ gene encoding 50S ribosomal protein L36, which translates to MKVKPSIKPICEHCRVIKRKGVVRIICSKNPRHKQRQGARR; encoded by the coding sequence ATGAAAGTGAAACCATCTATCAAACCCATCTGCGAACACTGCAGGGTTATCAAAAGAAAAGGTGTCGTCAGGATCATCTGCAGCAAGAACCCGAGGCACAAACAGAGACAGGGAGCAAGGAGGTAG
- the rpsM gene encoding 30S ribosomal protein S13, translating to MARIAGVDLPREKRIEVALTYIYGIGLPSSKKILEATSISPDTRVKDLTEEEAQKLRSEIEDSYRVEGDLRREVTMNIKRLVEIGCYRGMRHKFGLPVRGQRTKTNARTRKGPRRAVAGKKRSAAKK from the coding sequence ATGGCACGAATCGCAGGAGTCGATCTTCCAAGGGAAAAACGCATCGAGGTGGCGCTGACCTATATCTACGGGATCGGGTTGCCTTCCTCGAAAAAGATTCTCGAGGCGACGTCTATCTCCCCCGACACGAGGGTGAAGGATCTCACCGAAGAGGAAGCACAAAAGCTCAGATCCGAGATAGAGGATAGTTACAGGGTTGAGGGCGACCTCCGACGGGAGGTCACGATGAATATCAAGCGCCTCGTCGAAATCGGCTGCTACAGGGGCATGCGCCACAAATTCGGCCTTCCCGTGAGAGGGCAGAGGACAAAGACCAATGCGAGGACCCGCAAGGGACCCCGCAGAGCTGTCGCGGGCAAGAAGAGATCCGCGGCCAAGAAGTAA
- the rpsK gene encoding 30S ribosomal protein S11, which translates to MAKRTQRRGKRKEKKNISYGVAHIYSTFNNTIISVTDKQGNLLSWASGGHVGFKGARKSTPFAAQLAAQQVAKQAQDHGVQEIDVVVKGPGPGRESAIRSLQGAGLQVNAIKDETPIPHNGCRPPKRRRV; encoded by the coding sequence GTGGCGAAGAGAACGCAACGTAGAGGCAAAAGAAAGGAAAAAAAGAATATCAGTTACGGTGTTGCCCATATCTATTCGACCTTCAACAACACCATAATCAGTGTCACCGACAAGCAGGGGAACCTGCTCTCCTGGGCTTCTGGCGGACATGTGGGTTTCAAGGGAGCGAGGAAATCCACCCCCTTCGCGGCCCAGTTGGCGGCCCAGCAGGTCGCCAAGCAGGCCCAGGATCATGGTGTCCAAGAGATAGATGTCGTAGTCAAAGGGCCTGGCCCCGGTCGCGAATCGGCCATCCGGTCCCTTCAGGGGGCGGGTCTGCAGGTGAACGCCATCAAGGACGAGACCCCGATCCCCCACAACGGTTGCCGGCCTCCCAAGCGTCGGCGAGTCTAG
- the rpsD gene encoding 30S ribosomal protein S4 yields the protein MSRYTGAVCRLCRAEGTKLFLKGDRCYTEKCAINKRNYKPGQHGQSRRVKVSEYGIRLREKQKLRRFYGLNESQFRRFYASASKMAGQTGHNFLRLLEMRLDNVVYRFGIGVSRPQARQFVRHGHVTVNGRKVDIPSYLVKAGDTIAIGERSRDKTLIKENIEVAASRTIPEWLQFDAERQEGRILALPNREQIEVPVKEQLVVEFYAR from the coding sequence ATGAGCAGATACACAGGTGCCGTCTGTCGCCTCTGCAGAGCCGAAGGTACGAAGCTATTTCTGAAGGGCGACAGGTGTTACACGGAAAAGTGCGCTATAAACAAGAGGAACTACAAACCGGGCCAGCATGGGCAGAGCCGGAGGGTCAAGGTCAGCGAATACGGTATCCGCTTGCGGGAGAAGCAAAAACTGAGACGCTTCTACGGGCTCAACGAGTCCCAGTTCAGGAGGTTCTACGCCTCGGCCTCCAAGATGGCCGGCCAGACTGGTCATAACTTCCTCAGGCTGCTCGAGATGCGCCTCGATAACGTGGTCTACCGGTTCGGCATAGGGGTGAGCCGCCCCCAGGCGAGGCAGTTCGTGAGGCACGGCCATGTCACCGTGAATGGTCGCAAGGTGGATATCCCCAGTTACCTCGTGAAGGCGGGGGACACTATAGCCATCGGCGAGAGGAGCCGGGATAAGACCCTCATCAAGGAGAACATCGAAGTGGCGGCTTCCAGGACGATTCCCGAATGGCTTCAGTTCGATGCCGAAAGGCAGGAAGGCCGCATACTGGCCCTCCCGAACCGCGAACAGATAGAGGTCCCTGTCAAGGAACAACTGGTCGTCGAGTTCTATGCCCGATAG